GGTCAGCGATCTCACGCTGCTCGTGATCCAAGCGACGCCGCCCGCAGCGCGCGCGTGAGTCGCCGCGCTCAGGCGAGTTCGCGGTGCCGCTCGCGGTAGATCGCGCGCAAGCCGCTCTCGCGCCAGCCGAACGCGACGCCGTCGAGAAAGTTCAACCAGCCCACGTCCTCATGCCGCAACCCGACGAACTGCTCGCGCACGGCCATGATGTTGATGTCGTGCGACACGTGCAGATCGAGCGCGCGGGGCGTCGACGCCACTTCGGCGAGCCGCTCGCGGATGTGAGCCAGAATCTCGCTCGCGCAACGATCCGCCGGATCGATGACGTTCGCAGGCAGTTCGCCGCCACACCAGAGGCGCACGAAATGTGGGCCGTGCAACTCGAAGAGCCGGCCAAACTCGTCGCGGTCGCGCGTGTAGCCGATTCCGAGCGCCTCGTGCGCGCCGTGGATCTCGGCCGTGGCGCCGAGCCGGCGCACGCCGCGCGCGATGCCCTCGGCCGTTTGCTGGCAGCGCTGCACCGGACTGAAAAACAGCCGCACGCGCGCGAAATCCCCGAGCGACGCGCCGAACGCCTCCGCAGCCGCGTGGCCCTCCGCGGTGAGAAGAGGCAACTCCGGCCGCGTCGGATCAACGATTTCCTCGCGCGCCGCATGCCGCAGCACCGCTGCCACCGGATGACCGGATCGGGCCTCGTTTCGCAAGGTTGCCAGAAGAGCTTCGCCACGCATCGTGAAAATTGATGCGCGGCCCACGCCCGACAGGTCAAGCCCGCGCCGCTCCCCGCCGTCCATGCCCACGCCTCCCCGCTCCGCCGAATTCAAACTCACCGGCCTCATCGGCACGCTGCGCTGCGCGCAGCTGTTCAGCGGACTCTCCGGCGAGGACCTGACGATGATCGCCGGATTCACGCAGACCGTGGCGCTCGCGAAGGACGACTATCTTTTCCACGAGGGCGAAAGTTCGCGCGGCTGCTACCTCGTGCAGAGCGGCGCGATCAACGTCCACAAGGTCAACGCCGCCGGGAAGGAGCAGGTGATCCACGTTTTCCGCGCGGGCGAGTCGCTCGCCGAGGCCTCGCTCGCGTCGCCGACCGGCTATCCGGCCAACGCCCGCGCGGTCGAGCCGAGCACCGTCCTGCTGATCCCGAAGGCGCCGCTGCTGGAGCTGATCGGCCGTCGCCCCGACCTCGCGCTGCGCATGCTCGGCTCGATGAGCACGCACCTGCGCGTGCTCGTCGGCATGCTCGACGACCTGACACTCAAGGACGTCGAGACGCGCCTGCTCCACTGGCTGGTGAAACACGCGCGCGACGCGAAGGACGGTGTCGTCCCGCTGCGCGGCACCAAGCGCGTGCTCGCGGCCGAACTCGGCACGAGCAGCGAAACACTCTCCCGCACGCTCGCGCGCCTGCGCGACGAGAAGCTGATCACCGTCGCGGCGAAGAGCATCGCCGTGCACGACGCCGCGAAGTTGGCCGCGATGCTGCGGCACAACCTGGGCGAGGCGTAGAGGAGCGGGAGCTTGGGTGGGGGCCGTTGCCCTCAACGGCCCTTCGCATACGCCCCGCGATCGCGGAGAGGGCGCTTGAGGGCAAGCGCCCCTACCGCATGGCGATCGACACCCGACTGCGACGCGCTTACGTCAGCTCGCACGCGCCGCCGGCGCAGGCGACGACTTCCTTGAGCTTCGTCTCGTCGGTCTGCTCGACAAGTTCGGTGTAGTTCACCGGGTTGTATTTCAACCGGTTCCACTTCGCGAAATCGTCCTCGGTGGTCACGGCCTCGCGCGGCGCCTGCGGGTAGCGCTTGTCGCCATCGTGTCCGAGCAGCGACACGCCGGTGAAGTGTTCGCGGTGCTTCCAGATGAATTCCGAGACGGCGTTCCATTCCTCGTTCTTCACCGTGCAGGTGTTGGAGACGTTGTGATGCAGGCCGGGCGAGCGCGAGTTGGGCGCCTCGCCGTTGAGCACCCAGTGCTGCTGCACGAGCTGGACGAAGTGCAGGAAATCCACCGCGCCGATCTCGTCGCGCAGGATGGCGTGCGCCGGCGCCTCGACGGCGAACGTGATGACGTCATCCGTCTCGGGACGGTAGACCGACGACTCGGTCATGTGCGGGTTGCTGGCATGGAAATGCCGGTAGATCGGGTCCTTGCGGTTCGCCTGCACGCGACGGAAGTAGTGCCGCGCGTGGTGCGGATGGATGCCGGACGCCGCGCCGAGCAGGAGCGACGCGGTGCCCTCGGGTTTCACGCAGGTGACGCGCGCCGCCGGACGGATACCGATGACGGAGGCGACGATCTGGTTCGCCGCGCGACAGAGGCGCGCGCCGCGCTCGAGCACCTCGGGGTTGAAGAGGATTTCCGGATTGTCCATGAACCCGCAGATCGAGACGCCGAGCAGCGCGTCGCGCTCATTGAGGTAGCGCGTCACCGGCCCGAGATACGGGATGTGCGTGTAGGACGCCTGCAACGTGCCGATCACGGCGGCCTGGATGCAGGCGACGAGGAAATCGTCGACGGTCTGCAGCGCCGCGCCGTTGATCGTGCTGAGATTGCACATCTGCCAGCCGGAGAGCCGCGTGCCGGGTTCGACGGAGCCGGTGTAGCCGAGCGCGCGGAGCTTCGCGACCTCCGCTTCGTCGTCGAGCGCGCCGCCCACGACGGGGTGCAGGCCGATTTCGCAGCACGGATTGCAGCCGTAGTCGGGATGATCGGCGAAATAGAAGCCGGGCTCGCCGAACTCCTTCTGCGCGGCGAAGAGGCGGCGGAAGAGCGTGTCGTCCTGCGCGCCACGTTGCAGCACGGCCGAGTTGTTCGAGGCGGAGCGCTGCGGGTTTTTCTCGAACCAGTTGC
This portion of the Opitutia bacterium genome encodes:
- a CDS encoding Crp/Fnr family transcriptional regulator; the protein is MPTPPRSAEFKLTGLIGTLRCAQLFSGLSGEDLTMIAGFTQTVALAKDDYLFHEGESSRGCYLVQSGAINVHKVNAAGKEQVIHVFRAGESLAEASLASPTGYPANARAVEPSTVLLIPKAPLLELIGRRPDLALRMLGSMSTHLRVLVGMLDDLTLKDVETRLLHWLVKHARDAKDGVVPLRGTKRVLAAELGTSSETLSRTLARLRDEKLITVAAKSIAVHDAAKLAAMLRHNLGEA
- a CDS encoding histidine phosphatase family protein, which translates into the protein MGMDGGERRGLDLSGVGRASIFTMRGEALLATLRNEARSGHPVAAVLRHAAREEIVDPTRPELPLLTAEGHAAAEAFGASLGDFARVRLFFSPVQRCQQTAEGIARGVRRLGATAEIHGAHEALGIGYTRDRDEFGRLFELHGPHFVRLWCGGELPANVIDPADRCASEILAHIRERLAEVASTPRALDLHVSHDINIMAVREQFVGLRHEDVGWLNFLDGVAFGWRESGLRAIYRERHRELA